GTCGTCTGCCATCCACAGTGTAGGGCAAAAGGTAACCTTTTTCATCAATCTGCTTCAGAGCTTCTTCGGCGGTGCCGGTGAGTTTAAATTCGAACACATAGATGTAGTCCGCAGTCTTTACTACTGCGTCGGCACGACCGATAGCGGTACGGACTTCCGCTTGCGTGAATTGCCCCATGAGTTTGAAGACGAGATAGAATACAACTTGATAATGACGTTCCGTTTTCTCGTTCAGTTCGTAAGGAAAATCGGCGAAGAAACAGGACAGACGAGTGAGGAAAGCTTCCGTTTCGCCCGTTTCCAGTTCATGCACAAATTTCCCGATATAAAAGGTGGTATCGGTGGATGCGACAGGAGTATAGAAAGGGGCGACAAAATTGAGGAAACCATATTTCACCTCTTCGTTAGGAAACCCTAGTGTATATGTACGAAAGCGTTGGTCGAACGACTTTATAGTCAGGTATCCGCTTTGATAAATCATCGGAACGGGATTGGAGATATTCGCCCTGTCGTCACTCAAGGAGGCGGAAGAGACTTCAATACCGTCCAATTCGCGAAGGTCGAAATTTGTCTTCTTTAGGATCTCTACCAAAAAAGTAGGCGTTCCGCTGGCAAACCAATAGTCACCGAAACGCGACTTGGCAAGGGCATTGAGCACACTGAAAGGATTGAACATGGGAGTAAATCCTTTCTCAGGAGTGAAGCGGTAACCGTCATACTGGCGGGTGAGTTGCTCTACGGCTTCGCCATAATTGGTTTCAGTCTGGAGAGCCAGTTCTTGCAATTCAGGCACAAAAACGGTTTCGATTTCCGCACGTGTCATGCCGCAAAGGGTGTTGTACTCAAGGTCAAAGCTGATATCATTCAACTGGTTAAGCGTGCTGAAAATGCCCATCTGCGCAAACTTCGTTACTCCGGTGATAAAGACAAACTGAAGATAAGGGTCAGCATCTTTGAGTACAGTATAGAAAGCGGTCAGCGTTTTACGGAAGTCTTCTTGCAAATCAGGTTTATCGAATGTCTGAAGCATGGGTTTGTCATATTCGTCTACGAGTACGACCACACGGCGTCCGGTCTGTTCGTATGCACGTCGGATAATGGTAATGAAGCGTCCGGAGTAGGTCATTGTGCCTTTATCTACTCCATACATCTCTTCCCAACTTTCCAGTTGCAGTTCAAGCAT
This sequence is a window from Bacteroides thetaiotaomicron VPI-5482. Protein-coding genes within it:
- a CDS encoding ATP-binding protein — its product is MNAPVKTLRKLPIGIQSFEFLRSEGYLYVDKTELVYRLVTKGKPYFLSRPRRFGKSLLLSTLEAYFKGKKELFEGLAIEKLEQNWFEYPVLHLSLNAEKYDSRERLERMLELQLESWEEMYGVDKGTMTYSGRFITIIRRAYEQTGRRVVVLVDEYDKPMLQTFDKPDLQEDFRKTLTAFYTVLKDADPYLQFVFITGVTKFAQMGIFSTLNQLNDISFDLEYNTLCGMTRAEIETVFVPELQELALQTETNYGEAVEQLTRQYDGYRFTPEKGFTPMFNPFSVLNALAKSRFGDYWFASGTPTFLVEILKKTNFDLRELDGIEVSSASLSDDRANISNPVPMIYQSGYLTIKSFDQRFRTYTLGFPNEEVKYGFLNFVAPFYTPVASTDTTFYIGKFVHELETGETEAFLTRLSCFFADFPYELNEKTERHYQVVFYLVFKLMGQFTQAEVRTAIGRADAVVKTADYIYVFEFKLTGTAEEALKQIDEKGYLLPYTVDGRRLVKVGVSFDAGKRNLGDWLIV